The Psychrosphaera ytuae genome includes a region encoding these proteins:
- a CDS encoding MFS transporter, whose translation MSWLITHLGASSFFLGLLVPIREAGALLPQLFTAQYLRSLKVRKWVWTIGAFIQGLSALSIAISAIFLEGNSFGWAVVISLITLSLARSLCSVSYKDVLGKTISKSKRGTTTGLATSISAGVVIVFAALLTTEIFEKQSIVILGLFLASILWLFASFVFSTLFEAEGATEGGGNPISIFHENIDLLKSDKQLRLFITTRALLVSSALAPPFMVALTNESSDSGSINLGILLFASSLASLLSSYIWGRLADKSSRLVLLISGAVSCIALLFTNVSYANGTLSSFWALPLFLFTLMIAYQGVRLGRSTYLVDMASEENRAMYTALSNTIIGIFLLVSAVFGYIASSLGIDVVLYVFATMAFGACITAYKLDEVQ comes from the coding sequence TTGAGCTGGCTTATCACACATTTAGGTGCCTCAAGCTTTTTTTTAGGGTTACTTGTACCAATACGTGAAGCTGGTGCCTTGCTCCCACAACTTTTTACTGCACAGTATTTACGCTCGTTAAAAGTTCGCAAATGGGTCTGGACGATAGGGGCATTTATTCAAGGATTATCGGCTTTATCCATTGCTATTAGTGCAATATTTTTAGAAGGTAATAGTTTTGGATGGGCAGTAGTCATCAGTTTAATAACACTAAGTTTGGCTCGTAGCTTGTGCTCAGTTAGTTACAAAGATGTATTGGGTAAGACCATCAGCAAGTCCAAAAGAGGCACGACGACTGGATTAGCCACTTCGATATCAGCAGGTGTTGTCATTGTTTTTGCCGCTCTTTTAACTACCGAAATATTTGAAAAACAGAGTATTGTAATTTTGGGGTTGTTTCTAGCTAGTATACTGTGGCTGTTTGCTTCGTTTGTCTTTTCAACTTTATTTGAAGCGGAAGGGGCGACTGAAGGTGGCGGCAACCCGATTTCTATTTTCCATGAAAATATCGATTTATTAAAATCGGACAAACAATTAAGGCTTTTTATCACGACGCGAGCTTTACTTGTCAGTTCGGCATTGGCACCGCCTTTTATGGTGGCGTTAACTAATGAAAGTTCTGATAGCGGATCAATAAACCTTGGCATTTTGTTATTCGCATCGTCACTCGCTTCATTATTGAGCAGTTATATTTGGGGAAGGCTAGCAGACAAATCGAGCCGATTGGTTTTATTAATTTCGGGTGCCGTTTCTTGTATCGCTTTGTTGTTCACTAATGTTTCATACGCAAATGGCACGTTAAGCAGTTTCTGGGCGCTGCCTCTTTTTTTATTTACCTTGATGATCGCGTATCAAGGAGTAAGGTTAGGTCGTTCAACTTATTTAGTGGACATGGCCTCTGAAGAGAATAGAGCAATGTATACCGCATTATCTAACACGATAATTGGCATCTTTTTATTAGTTAGTGCTGTTTTTGGCTATATAGCTTCTAGTTTAGGGATTGACGTTGTACTTTATGTTTTTGCAACAATGGCATTTGGTGCATGTATAACGGCTTATAAACTTGATGAAGTTCAATAG
- the rmf gene encoding ribosome modulation factor, whose amino-acid sequence MKRQKRDRLDRAHSQGYKAGISGRSKDACPYHSQDSKSQWLGGYREAIGDKSEGLFK is encoded by the coding sequence ATGAAAAGACAAAAACGTGACCGCTTAGATAGAGCTCATTCACAAGGATACAAAGCAGGTATTTCAGGACGTTCGAAAGACGCATGCCCATATCATTCTCAAGATTCAAAATCACAATGGCTCGGAGGTTACAGAGAGGCCATCGGTGATAAAAGTGAAGGTTTATTTAAATAA
- the queC gene encoding 7-cyano-7-deazaguanine synthase QueC produces MSEKVVVIYSGGMDSFTVLNKAIKQGYAVHALTFNYGQRHVKEVEYAKNVCEELNIPHKIVDISAINSIIAGSSLTDDIDVPEGHYEADNMKQTVVPNRNMILLSLAIGYAVSLEATKVYYGAHSGDHAIYPDCRPEFVKKMQDVAAIANYDAIDIAVPYLNNDKIEILADGIEMGLDYSKTWTCYNGRELACGKCGACQERLEAFEKNNVTDPLTYEA; encoded by the coding sequence ATGTCTGAAAAGGTCGTCGTAATATATTCGGGTGGAATGGACTCGTTTACAGTGTTGAACAAAGCAATTAAACAAGGCTATGCCGTCCATGCACTTACTTTTAATTACGGGCAGCGCCATGTAAAAGAAGTGGAATATGCAAAGAATGTTTGTGAGGAGTTAAACATCCCACACAAAATAGTCGATATAAGTGCTATCAACTCTATTATCGCTGGTTCTTCGCTAACTGACGATATCGATGTACCAGAGGGACATTACGAAGCTGACAACATGAAGCAGACGGTCGTACCAAATCGAAATATGATCCTTTTATCTTTAGCAATCGGCTATGCGGTATCGCTCGAAGCAACAAAAGTCTATTACGGAGCGCACTCAGGCGATCACGCTATCTATCCAGACTGCCGACCAGAATTTGTTAAAAAAATGCAAGACGTTGCTGCGATTGCCAACTATGACGCAATCGATATTGCTGTGCCATATTTGAATAACGATAAGATTGAAATCTTAGCTGATGGTATCGAAATGGGATTGGATTACAGTAAAACCTGGACGTGTTACAACGGCCGTGAATTGGCCTGCGGAAAGTGTGGTGCGTGCCAAGAGCGACTCGAGGCTTTTGAAAAAAACAACGTAACTGACCCGCTTACTTACGAAGCTTAA
- a CDS encoding Hpt domain-containing protein, with protein sequence MTELFSEDVVNENYEGLPEVMLIDGLESYCKEAEVYINEMRYEDMETLVRHAHSLKTMSKMVGAMQMALICEEFEKNNGQGKVKKEHIIQHWPKVKIAIETYVASLKY encoded by the coding sequence ATGACCGAACTTTTTTCTGAAGACGTTGTTAATGAGAATTATGAGGGACTGCCTGAGGTCATGTTGATTGACGGTTTGGAATCTTATTGTAAGGAAGCTGAAGTGTATATAAATGAAATGCGATATGAAGACATGGAGACACTTGTCCGGCATGCCCATAGTTTGAAAACTATGTCTAAAATGGTTGGAGCTATGCAAATGGCTTTGATATGTGAGGAGTTTGAAAAAAATAATGGTCAAGGTAAAGTTAAAAAAGAGCACATCATTCAACATTGGCCGAAGGTAAAAATAGCTATAGAAACCTATGTGGCCAGCTTAAAATACTAA
- a CDS encoding DNA-J related domain-containing protein produces MKPEDSKQGPIPFNKPLDENLVALDCALLELLNKNEYTEFELIRALQSSPYNLFSTDSLSQPLSLFQTHFVLFNALYRIKTHLNDADGSDITISALKIAWHRSNAQSGNNEIQINHESDEKLSTYYLDWQNFKCADEQTVNSLLDSFWEKFLKSSKPGLDLEEALTTLNLDPSVPLESLSKQTVKSAYKSLSLRQHPDKGGNKSDFQKTTAAYHVILQNL; encoded by the coding sequence GTGAAACCCGAAGATTCTAAACAGGGCCCTATCCCATTTAACAAGCCACTTGATGAGAACTTAGTTGCTTTGGATTGTGCTCTGTTAGAGTTGTTAAACAAAAATGAATATACAGAATTCGAGTTAATACGTGCACTTCAAAGCTCGCCATACAATCTTTTTTCAACGGACTCCTTGAGCCAACCTCTAAGTCTTTTTCAAACCCACTTTGTACTATTTAATGCCCTTTACAGAATCAAAACGCATTTAAACGATGCTGACGGTTCCGACATCACTATTTCTGCGTTAAAAATAGCGTGGCACAGAAGCAATGCCCAAAGCGGTAATAACGAAATTCAAATAAATCACGAATCGGACGAAAAGCTCTCCACCTATTATTTAGATTGGCAAAATTTTAAATGTGCTGATGAACAAACCGTTAATTCATTATTAGATTCATTTTGGGAAAAGTTTTTAAAAAGCAGCAAGCCAGGGTTAGATCTTGAAGAGGCGTTAACAACATTAAACCTTGATCCTTCCGTACCATTAGAGTCGTTGAGTAAACAGACCGTAAAAAGCGCCTACAAATCCCTATCGCTTCGCCAACACCCTGATAAAGGCGGTAACAAATCAGATTTTCAAAAAACGACTGCCGCCTACCATGTTATCTTGCAAAACCTTTGA
- a CDS encoding glutaredoxin family protein, which yields MNLFLLSTDGCHLCDVAIQQLNSLNLSFEVLDIVTDEALVEAYGASIPVLIVEGAEQALFWPFEKEQVIEYVKYYGIG from the coding sequence ATGAATCTCTTTTTATTAAGTACTGACGGGTGCCACTTATGCGATGTGGCAATACAGCAACTCAATAGCTTGAACTTATCGTTTGAGGTATTGGACATAGTGACAGATGAAGCGTTAGTGGAGGCATATGGTGCCTCGATTCCGGTTTTGATTGTTGAAGGTGCAGAACAAGCCTTGTTTTGGCCCTTCGAAAAAGAACAAGTGATTGAGTACGTAAAATATTATGGAATTGGTTAG
- a CDS encoding response regulator has translation MSPSEVKSTKKVNVLILDDVNLMCQFLSETLRPISGVECHTAARVASAAGVIERVAVSLAIIDLNLPDGNGIEIVKAIRKGEGKGAHDIPILIFSGNTYKEAVTECVQFKVNDFIVKPIIAMELRKKVEAHLKKPVELPGCEYFQKLDAELMAKKPKEPSVKPTSSVVQSKTPQSSGSYSSKKRADEVENNQFLKWPANATTGFHQLDRRLKDLCYQLNHFHFYRTNKPVYPTAQKDIEQISLCIDDLNYAVKPLKKANPDLAIWQALQNRVKMISELPFKRLSADKITEDTGKAFSKNLRNAWLAILSKPIIQRKKG, from the coding sequence ATGTCACCGAGCGAAGTTAAAAGTACAAAGAAGGTCAATGTTTTGATTTTGGACGACGTTAATTTGATGTGTCAGTTCCTGAGTGAGACATTGCGGCCAATTAGTGGCGTCGAATGTCATACTGCGGCTCGGGTTGCGAGCGCTGCTGGTGTAATAGAACGTGTTGCGGTTTCCTTAGCTATCATTGATTTGAATTTACCCGATGGAAATGGAATAGAAATCGTTAAAGCAATCAGAAAAGGTGAGGGTAAAGGGGCGCATGATATTCCAATCTTGATTTTTTCGGGTAATACATACAAAGAAGCAGTAACCGAGTGTGTTCAATTTAAGGTGAATGATTTCATCGTCAAACCTATTATTGCAATGGAGTTGCGAAAAAAAGTAGAAGCACATCTAAAAAAGCCAGTTGAGCTTCCTGGCTGTGAATACTTTCAAAAATTAGATGCTGAGTTAATGGCGAAAAAGCCAAAAGAACCAAGTGTTAAACCGACAAGCTCAGTTGTTCAATCAAAAACACCTCAGAGCAGCGGCAGCTATTCTTCTAAAAAACGAGCTGATGAAGTTGAGAATAATCAATTTTTAAAGTGGCCTGCTAATGCAACTACTGGTTTTCATCAGCTAGATAGACGATTAAAAGATTTGTGTTATCAATTAAACCATTTCCATTTTTATCGCACTAATAAACCGGTATATCCAACAGCTCAGAAAGACATAGAACAAATATCTCTTTGTATTGATGATCTCAATTACGCTGTAAAACCGTTAAAAAAGGCAAACCCAGACTTAGCCATATGGCAAGCGTTGCAAAACCGAGTAAAAATGATTTCTGAACTGCCATTTAAAAGGCTTAGTGCTGATAAAATTACAGAAGACACGGGTAAAGCTTTCAGTAAAAACCTGCGAAACGCATGGCTTGCTATTTTATCCAAACCAATTATTCAACGTAAAAAGGGATAA
- the uup gene encoding ATP-binding cassette ATPase Uup, protein MELVRLSDAQLAFGTAPILNKVNVQINEGERVCIVGRNGAGKSSLLKVISGDLGLDDGKIQFVNEVTVARLEQDPPRGQQGTVYDFVSAGVSHVIELVTEFNDLSMKVAESPNLMSRMEKVQIQIDQLDGWSVDSRISQTLTRLGLTPEQEVAKLSGGWLRKVALAKALVQQPNILLLDEPTNHLDIDAIAWLESFLVEFKGAIVFISHDRAFIRAISTRILDLDRGDLTSFDGTYDYYLTEKQRLLEVEEQQNALFDKKLAQEEVWIRQGIKARRTRNEGRVRALKELRKTRKQRIDAPGTANMTVQQGEKSAKKVFETKDISYSIPGRTLIRDFSSLVMRGDCVALVGPNGVGKSTLIKLLLGDLQPDEGIVHIGENLQVAYFDQHRLALDLEKSVQDNVADGKQEISFNGSTRHVLGYLQDFLFPPVRSRTPVKALSGGEKNRLLLAKLFVKPSNLLILDEPTNDLDVETLELLEELVSSYQGTVILVSHDREFIDNTATSIWAFEGNGLINKVVGGYQDYVAYLGRVEGNKPSKDEVKKADPKPKSAEAKDSKPNSSKKKLSYKESRELESLPKLIETLELELETAQELVNDPEFFKQDPEETKKALNQLAEIESKLDIAFERWTELEEKQKN, encoded by the coding sequence ATGGAATTGGTTAGGTTAAGCGACGCGCAACTAGCGTTTGGTACGGCGCCTATTTTGAACAAGGTAAATGTTCAAATAAATGAAGGTGAAAGGGTTTGTATTGTTGGTCGAAACGGCGCAGGTAAATCTTCTCTGCTAAAAGTGATCAGTGGAGATTTAGGCCTTGACGACGGTAAAATTCAATTTGTAAATGAAGTGACTGTCGCGCGTTTGGAGCAAGATCCACCTCGTGGGCAACAAGGAACGGTATACGACTTTGTAAGTGCAGGTGTCAGTCACGTTATCGAGCTAGTTACAGAATTTAACGACTTATCAATGAAAGTGGCCGAATCACCGAATTTAATGAGTCGGATGGAAAAGGTCCAAATTCAAATTGACCAACTCGATGGCTGGTCTGTTGATAGCCGGATTAGTCAGACCTTGACTAGACTTGGTCTAACCCCTGAACAAGAAGTAGCAAAATTATCAGGAGGATGGCTAAGAAAAGTTGCGCTTGCTAAAGCACTGGTGCAGCAGCCTAATATCCTGCTTTTAGACGAACCCACAAACCATTTGGACATTGACGCCATAGCTTGGCTCGAAAGCTTTTTAGTTGAATTTAAAGGTGCGATTGTTTTTATATCTCACGACCGTGCATTTATTCGAGCGATTTCAACACGTATTTTAGATCTCGATAGAGGCGACCTTACAAGTTTTGATGGGACTTACGATTACTACTTGACCGAGAAACAACGACTTCTCGAAGTGGAAGAGCAACAAAACGCATTGTTCGATAAAAAGCTAGCTCAAGAAGAAGTTTGGATCCGCCAAGGAATTAAAGCACGTAGGACCCGAAACGAAGGTCGTGTTAGAGCATTAAAAGAGTTACGCAAAACCAGAAAGCAACGTATCGACGCGCCAGGCACCGCAAACATGACGGTACAGCAAGGTGAAAAGAGCGCTAAAAAAGTATTCGAGACCAAAGATATTTCTTACAGTATTCCTGGCCGTACTTTGATCAGAGACTTTTCTAGTTTAGTTATGAGAGGCGATTGTGTCGCTTTAGTTGGGCCAAATGGCGTAGGCAAATCTACCTTGATTAAGCTGTTGTTAGGGGACTTGCAACCAGATGAGGGTATTGTCCACATTGGAGAAAACCTTCAGGTAGCGTACTTTGATCAGCACCGTCTTGCTTTGGATTTGGAAAAATCAGTACAAGACAACGTAGCAGATGGTAAACAAGAAATTTCTTTTAATGGCTCTACGCGTCATGTTTTAGGTTATTTGCAAGACTTTTTGTTTCCACCTGTGAGATCTCGAACACCAGTAAAGGCTCTGTCTGGTGGCGAGAAAAATAGACTTTTGCTTGCAAAGCTATTTGTTAAACCGTCGAATTTATTGATCCTCGACGAGCCGACAAATGACCTCGATGTTGAAACGCTAGAACTGTTAGAAGAGTTAGTCTCTAGTTACCAAGGTACTGTGATATTAGTAAGCCACGATCGTGAATTTATCGACAATACTGCGACGTCTATTTGGGCGTTTGAAGGCAATGGGTTGATTAATAAAGTTGTTGGTGGCTACCAGGACTATGTTGCTTATTTAGGGCGAGTAGAAGGTAACAAGCCAAGTAAAGATGAAGTTAAAAAAGCAGATCCAAAACCCAAAAGTGCAGAGGCTAAAGACAGTAAACCTAATTCTTCTAAGAAAAAGCTTTCATATAAAGAGTCGAGAGAGTTAGAATCGTTGCCGAAATTAATCGAAACCCTCGAGCTGGAATTAGAGACAGCGCAAGAATTGGTCAACGATCCAGAGTTTTTTAAACAGGATCCAGAAGAAACAAAAAAAGCATTGAACCAATTGGCTGAAATCGAGTCGAAACTCGACATCGCTTTTGAACGATGGACTGAGTTAGAAGAAAAACAAAAGAATTAA
- a CDS encoding DUF3466 family protein — protein MKFAKSTIALSLMLSFGYANAATYEIKEIPNVKDHRQQFSTALNNVGEVVGIARSSVNFPFYFENYITNASASIRANCGISDAEISAGQLDASSASCLKSTLSNTSGNFVDSPSYQKIGDVVSFKYSAGETTQTTLTDVFVEELNSLSRSTVEQLNDINNLGFAAGTASAPYRKISFQQTGENASESPITLFERDFTSRATVINNGNVLTIAPKEVTFGGVSAATSITDNNFVSGYQSVSVREVAQTTIENDCKGESLPENVCAWSLAQNLSLYDLRPVVWSIDNEGNVLEKSEYPLAFTPKENQNGNYVAYASAVNEMGVAVGYGDAPATDNDNVILKFPLLFKDGTTIQILEDNRDYDGGYATDINNQGLVVGHLQKFVDRQYNDEFFVYDINTGEIKTPTTFYKSAQSQAAAINDNGYVVGVAEYELTTSQIRRKHGFLYDLNTDQVLDLNDLTECQSKYEIVEVSDINNNNQISATAIKTVNVVNALGEPVLDDNGNNVTTTQPVAVLLEPISGGQIDDCGELEEPSYERQGMSTSIWLLATLSFFAVIRRRFI, from the coding sequence GTGAAGTTCGCTAAATCCACAATCGCTCTTTCTTTAATGCTTTCATTTGGTTACGCGAATGCGGCAACCTACGAGATTAAAGAAATTCCTAACGTAAAAGATCATCGTCAGCAATTTTCGACCGCATTAAATAATGTTGGTGAAGTGGTTGGTATCGCTCGTAGCAGTGTTAACTTTCCGTTTTATTTTGAAAATTACATAACTAACGCATCAGCGAGTATTCGCGCAAACTGTGGTATTAGCGATGCAGAAATCTCAGCTGGTCAATTAGATGCCAGTAGTGCGTCTTGTTTGAAAAGCACACTGAGCAATACTAGTGGTAATTTTGTTGATAGTCCTTCATATCAGAAAATAGGGGATGTGGTTTCTTTTAAATATTCTGCCGGCGAAACGACGCAAACAACACTGACAGATGTTTTTGTCGAAGAATTAAATAGCTTGTCTCGCAGTACGGTAGAGCAGTTAAACGACATTAATAACTTGGGTTTTGCCGCAGGTACTGCTTCGGCTCCATATCGCAAGATTAGTTTTCAACAAACTGGCGAAAACGCTAGTGAGAGCCCAATAACTCTATTTGAAAGAGACTTTACCAGTCGAGCAACAGTTATTAACAACGGTAATGTCTTAACCATTGCTCCAAAAGAAGTGACTTTTGGCGGGGTATCTGCTGCGACGTCGATTACTGACAATAACTTCGTTTCTGGTTATCAATCTGTTTCTGTTCGTGAAGTGGCACAAACAACAATAGAAAATGATTGTAAAGGTGAATCATTACCTGAAAACGTCTGCGCGTGGAGTTTGGCTCAAAATCTTTCGTTGTACGATTTACGTCCCGTGGTTTGGTCTATCGATAATGAAGGAAATGTACTAGAAAAATCAGAGTATCCACTCGCGTTCACACCCAAAGAAAATCAAAACGGAAATTATGTCGCATACGCTTCTGCAGTAAATGAAATGGGTGTTGCCGTTGGTTACGGTGACGCTCCTGCGACTGATAATGATAATGTTATTTTAAAATTCCCACTTTTGTTTAAAGACGGAACCACTATTCAAATCTTAGAAGATAACCGTGATTATGACGGTGGTTACGCTACAGATATAAATAATCAGGGGTTAGTCGTAGGTCATTTACAGAAATTCGTTGATCGCCAATATAACGATGAATTTTTTGTGTACGACATAAACACGGGTGAAATTAAAACTCCAACGACATTTTACAAGTCGGCACAAAGCCAGGCGGCTGCCATTAATGATAATGGTTATGTTGTTGGTGTGGCTGAGTACGAATTGACGACATCACAAATTCGTCGGAAGCACGGTTTCTTATACGACTTAAATACGGACCAGGTTTTAGATTTAAATGACTTAACAGAGTGTCAGTCGAAATACGAGATTGTTGAAGTATCGGATATTAATAACAACAACCAAATATCGGCGACGGCGATTAAAACGGTAAACGTAGTTAATGCGCTCGGTGAGCCGGTTCTTGATGATAATGGTAATAATGTAACAACGACTCAACCTGTTGCTGTGTTACTGGAGCCAATTTCGGGCGGTCAAATTGATGACTGTGGTGAACTCGAAGAGCCTTCTTATGAGCGACAAGGCATGTCGACTTCTATCTGGTTATTGGCGACTCTTTCATTCTTTGCTGTTATTAGAAGACGTTTTATATAA
- the fabA gene encoding bifunctional 3-hydroxydecanoyl-ACP dehydratase/trans-2-decenoyl-ACP isomerase, with protein MIQKNSYDKNDLIACGNGELFGPGNSRLPSDNMLMMDRIVSITEDGGEHGKGQIVAELDINPDLWFFACHFKEDPVMPGCLGLDAMWQLVGFFLGWSGGPGKGRALGVGEVKFTGQILPTAKKVTYRINLKRVIKRKLFMGLADGTVEVDGKIIYEAKDLKVGLFTDTSSF; from the coding sequence ATGATACAGAAAAACAGTTACGATAAAAACGATTTAATTGCATGTGGCAATGGTGAGCTTTTTGGTCCGGGTAACAGCCGTTTACCTTCAGACAATATGCTAATGATGGACCGCATCGTTTCGATCACGGAGGATGGTGGTGAACACGGAAAAGGTCAAATAGTAGCTGAATTAGACATTAATCCAGATCTTTGGTTTTTCGCCTGTCACTTTAAAGAAGATCCGGTAATGCCGGGCTGTTTAGGTTTGGACGCAATGTGGCAACTTGTTGGCTTTTTCTTAGGTTGGTCAGGTGGTCCAGGTAAAGGACGTGCTTTAGGTGTGGGTGAGGTTAAATTTACCGGCCAAATTTTACCAACAGCCAAAAAAGTAACTTACAGAATTAACCTGAAGCGAGTGATCAAACGTAAACTATTTATGGGCCTTGCCGATGGCACCGTGGAAGTTGATGGCAAAATTATCTACGAAGCTAAAGATCTAAAAGTTGGCTTATTTACCGATACTTCTAGTTTTTAA
- the rlmKL gene encoding bifunctional 23S rRNA (guanine(2069)-N(7))-methyltransferase RlmK/23S rRNA (guanine(2445)-N(2))-methyltransferase RlmL produces the protein MPNFIALTSAGIEPLLADELSSLGATDVQPKLQSVYFSASFEDAIRICFWSRLATRVMKHVIEIPGNTKEKIYDAVLGFDWHPYFTKTRSFAVEFVGTDKSIRNSQFGALTVKDAIVDNIREETGKRPDISKDNPDLRIHARLFKGRCNVFVDFSGPSLHQRGYRIEQGAAPLKEHLAAALIMRSGWDKKSNFVDLFAGSGTLLIEAANMHLNRAPGLNKRTFQFTKHPEFMVHKYETLREEAINAETSPEVSFIGFEINNYVLEKAKANIEQANLTDVITVNQQDAANATVSKKLEPGYIVSNPPYGERIGDSIELLSLFKRLGLNLKTNFEGWHVSLLTGQTLLLKLLRLQKSKEFKFKNGPLDTVLANYELTAQQCELSEEAKRGEYYLSKDGQSFSKRIDKNLKKLRKWASKEGIHCYRIYDADIPEFNVAVDYYDGRVVVYEYQAPKSVKESVSEIRLLDVVSILQQKLELTAENFALKVRKAQKGKSQYEKENNQHHRFVVEEHGAKFYVNIQDYLDTGLFLDHRSTRKEFASWCDGKSVLNLFCYTGSVSVHAALNGAKRVTSVDMSNTYLEWAKDNFALNKIGSKGHYFHRADCLDWLSKSRDKFDLVFLDPPSFSNSKKMDRTWDVQRDHVEILELVKERLTDGGQILFSNNLRKFKLEKEAIEELGFEIEDIKHLTLPEDFKRNQNIHHCWRLTLK, from the coding sequence ATGCCAAATTTTATAGCCCTTACTTCTGCGGGTATTGAACCGCTATTAGCTGATGAATTGAGTAGCCTTGGCGCTACTGATGTACAGCCTAAGTTACAATCAGTCTATTTTTCCGCCTCATTCGAAGATGCGATTCGAATTTGCTTTTGGTCTCGTCTAGCGACACGTGTTATGAAGCATGTGATTGAGATCCCGGGGAATACGAAAGAAAAAATTTATGATGCAGTTTTGGGCTTTGATTGGCACCCTTACTTTACGAAAACAAGAAGTTTTGCGGTTGAATTCGTCGGAACGGACAAAAGTATAAGAAATAGTCAATTTGGTGCTTTAACCGTCAAAGACGCGATCGTTGATAATATTCGCGAAGAAACAGGTAAAAGGCCCGACATTTCAAAGGATAACCCGGATCTTCGAATTCACGCACGATTATTCAAAGGCCGTTGTAATGTTTTTGTCGACTTTTCAGGTCCTTCGTTACATCAGAGAGGCTATCGGATCGAGCAAGGTGCCGCTCCACTAAAAGAACATTTAGCGGCTGCACTAATTATGAGAAGCGGCTGGGATAAAAAGTCTAATTTTGTAGACCTTTTTGCCGGTTCTGGCACGTTATTAATAGAAGCGGCCAATATGCACTTAAATCGAGCGCCAGGTTTGAATAAAAGAACGTTTCAGTTCACTAAACACCCTGAGTTCATGGTCCACAAATACGAAACTCTTCGTGAAGAAGCGATTAATGCAGAGACGAGCCCTGAAGTTTCTTTTATTGGTTTCGAAATAAATAACTATGTTCTTGAGAAAGCTAAGGCGAATATCGAACAAGCAAATTTGACCGATGTCATTACCGTAAACCAACAAGACGCGGCAAACGCGACGGTCTCTAAAAAGTTAGAGCCTGGTTATATCGTGTCAAACCCACCTTATGGAGAAAGGATTGGTGACTCCATTGAGTTGTTGTCTTTATTCAAAAGGCTAGGCCTAAACTTGAAGACCAATTTTGAAGGGTGGCATGTGTCATTACTGACAGGGCAAACCTTATTGTTGAAACTTCTTCGTTTACAAAAATCAAAAGAATTCAAATTTAAAAATGGCCCATTAGATACTGTTTTAGCGAATTATGAGCTTACGGCGCAACAATGTGAGCTCTCAGAAGAAGCTAAGCGCGGTGAGTACTATTTGAGTAAGGATGGTCAGTCTTTCTCCAAGAGAATAGACAAAAACCTCAAAAAGCTCAGAAAATGGGCCAGTAAAGAGGGTATCCATTGTTATCGAATCTATGATGCAGATATACCAGAATTTAACGTTGCCGTAGATTATTATGACGGTCGTGTTGTTGTATATGAGTATCAAGCACCAAAATCAGTAAAGGAATCGGTGTCTGAAATTCGATTGTTGGATGTCGTAAGTATTTTACAACAGAAGCTAGAACTTACTGCCGAAAATTTCGCACTTAAAGTACGTAAGGCGCAAAAAGGTAAATCGCAATACGAAAAAGAAAATAACCAGCATCACAGATTTGTGGTGGAGGAACACGGCGCTAAATTTTACGTCAATATTCAGGACTACCTAGATACTGGATTGTTCTTAGATCACCGGTCTACTCGCAAAGAGTTTGCTTCTTGGTGTGATGGAAAGTCGGTGCTTAATCTGTTCTGTTATACCGGTAGTGTAAGTGTGCATGCGGCCTTAAACGGCGCTAAGCGTGTTACAAGTGTTGATATGTCTAATACTTATCTTGAGTGGGCTAAAGACAATTTTGCGTTAAATAAAATTGGTAGCAAGGGCCACTATTTCCACCGTGCTGACTGTTTAGATTGGTTAAGTAAGTCTAGAGATAAGTTTGATTTAGTGTTTTTGGATCCACCATCTTTCTCAAACTCCAAAAAGATGGACCGAACTTGGGATGTTCAGAGAGATCACGTTGAAATCCTTGAACTAGTCAAAGAACGACTCACGGATGGTGGCCAAATTCTATTCTCGAATAATTTAAGAAAGTTTAAATTAGAAAAAGAAGCAATCGAAGAGCTTGGGTTTGAAATTGAAGATATCAAACACTTAACGTTGCCAGAGGACTTTAAACGCAACCAGAATATCCATCACTGTTGGCGTTTGACCCTGAAATAA